The following are from one region of the Coffea eugenioides isolate CCC68of chromosome 2, Ceug_1.0, whole genome shotgun sequence genome:
- the LOC113759665 gene encoding uncharacterized protein LOC113759665, which translates to MLIAVSADANNQLFPLAFSIVESENNERWGWFMACIREFVTQQRGLCVISDHHPGIIPTMNQVGLEWIEPFAYHRFCIRHLGSNFKTKFHDKILKDLLVAAANENQVFNFQRKMETIGKINPEARKWLDDLPVEKLALAHDGGKRYGIMTTNLLEVFNSVLKGARSLPIIVLVQLTFYHVNSYFAIRRQLAVQRSVSGQSFTPFVDGKISSYGIKAGRHEIVLFNRATGSFSIKIGRSPINKRKGARVQVVKLNEKHCSCQRWQIFGFPCSHVIAVCQYCSLDYKALVQNWYSPSTYGRTWAPLFHPIPGKSYWPPEEDIVLIPRDVMKRTTKGRPKSTRLHNEMDAREGQTKGTCSLCKQKGHNKRRCCKVCNLNS; encoded by the coding sequence ATGCTTATTGCAGTTTCAGCAGATGCAAACAATCAACTATTTCCACTTGCCTTTTCAATTGTAGAGAGTGAGAACAATGAACGTTGGGGTTGGTTTATGGCATGCATAAGGGAATTTGTCACTCAACAAAGGGGCCTCTGTGTGATATCTGACCATCATCCAGGTATTATTCCCACAATGAATCAGGTTGGATTAGAGTGGATTGAACCATTTGCCTACCATCGTTTTTGTATCCGCCATCTAGGAAGTAATTTTAAGACTAAATTTCATGACAAAATATTGAAAGACCTTCTAGTTGCAGCTGCAAATGAAAATCAGGTTTTCAACTTTCAGAGAAAGATGGAAACAATTGGCAAGATAAATCCGGAAGCTCGAAAATGGCTAGATGATTTGCCAGTTGAGAAGTTGGCTCTGGCACATGATGGTGGCAAAAGATATGGTATAATGACAACAAATTTATTAGAGGTATTTAACAGTGTGTTGAAGGGTGCACGCTCTTTACCAATAATAGTTTTGGTGCAACTTACTTTCTATCATGTCAACAGCTATTTTGCCATTAGACGGCAATTAGCAGTTCAAAGAAGTGTTAGCGGCCAATCCTTCACTCCTTTTGTAGATGGAAAAATAAGTTCTTATGGGATCAAGGCTGGACGACATGAAATAGTCCTATTTAATCGAGCCACTGGTTCATTCAGCATTAAAATTGGTCGATCAcctataaataaaagaaaaggtgcTCGTGTCCAAGTTGTCAAGTTAAATGAAAAACATTGTTCCTGTCAAAGGTGGCAAATATTTGGATTCCCCTGTTCCCATGTAATTGCTGTATGCCAATATTGTAGCCTGGATTACAAAGCTTTGGTTCAGAATTGGTACTCACCATCTACCTATGGGAGAACTTGGGCTCCACTTTTTCATCCAATACCTGGCAAATCTTATTGGCCTCCTGAAGAGGACATAGTGCTTATTCCTCGTGACGTGATGAAAAGAACTACCAAAGGTCGCCCAAAATCAACACGGTTGCACAATGAAATGGACGCTAGAGAAGGTCAAACTAAAGGAACATGTAGCTTGTGCAAACAAAAGGGACACAATAAACGGAGATGCTGCAAAGTATGCAACCTAAATTCTTAg